Below is a window of Fluviibacter phosphoraccumulans DNA.
GGGTCCCCGTCAATTCCTTTGAGTTTTAATCTTGCGACCGTACTCCCCAGGCGGTCAACTTCACGCGTTAGCTACGTTACTAATAGGTTTAACCCTACCAACAACTAGTTGACATCGTTTAGGGCGTGGACTACCAGGGTATCTAATCCTGTTTGCTCCCCACGCTTTCGTGCATGAGCGTCAGTATCGGCCCAGGGGGCTGCCTTCGCCATCGGTATTCCTCCACATCTCTACGCATTTCACTGCTACACGTGGAATTCTACCCCCCTCTGCCGTACTCTAGTCGTGCAGTCACAAATGCAGTTCCCAGGTTGAGCCCGGGGATTTCACATCTGTCTTGCACAACCGCCTGCGCACGCTTTACGCCCAGTAATTCCGATTAACGCTCGCACCCTACGTATTACCGCGGCTGCTGGCACGTAGTTAGCCGGTGCTTCTTGTGCTGGTACCGTCATCCACACAGAGTATTAGCCTGTGCGATTTCTTCCCAGCCGAAAGAGCTTTACAACCCGAAGGCCTTCTTCACTCACGCGGCATGGCTGGATCAGGCTTTCGCCCATTGTCCAAAATTCCCCACTGCTGCCTCCCGTAGGAGTCTGGGCCGTGTCTCAGTCCCAGTGTGGCGGATCATCCTCTCAGACCCGCTACAGATCGTCGCCTTGGTAGGCCTTTACCCTACCAACTAGCTAATCTGACATCGGCCGCTCGTATAGCGCAAGGTCTTGCGATCCCCTGCTTTCCACCTCAGTGCGTATGCGGTATTAGCGTAACTTTCGCTACGTTATCCCCCACTACACGGTACGTTCCGATGCTTTACTCACCCGTTCGCCACTCGCCATCAGAAGAGCAAGCTCTTCCATGCTGCCGTTCGACTTGCATGTGTAAGGCATGCCGCCAGCGTTCAATCTGAGCCAGGATCAAACTCTTTAGTTTAATTCCTGATTTTTAAAACTCACGCTTGACGGATATTTCTATCCTTAGGCGTGTTTGTATTACTTAACTCTTGAGCAGAACCGAAGTTCTGTCTCCGTCAAGTAAACACCCACACCTATCGGTTGTCTAATTTGTTAAAGATCAGTTCTACTAACACCAACTTAACGTCGCCGTCAGCAGAGAAGCGAGACTATAGCAACACTACACTACCTTGTCAACACTTATTTTCATGAAATTTGATATTGGGTTACAAAATCATTTTTCAAGCCCCTAAAGTGTTGCGCCACATCCACAGATACAGCGCACTTCAGGAGGGGGCGAACTTTAACAACAGTTCGCCTTGGGCGCAACCCCCTTACGCGTAAATTATTAAATAATTTTTACACGGGCAAACTTTCGCTTGCCAACCTGCAACACCACTTCCGTGCCGGAAGCCAGCTGTAGCGTGCGATCCGCCACTTTTTCGCCGTCGGCACGTACACCACCCCCTTCGATCTGACGGAAGGCTTCTGAGGTACTCGTGACCAGACCAGCCTGCTTCAACACCTGGCCGATCCCCATGCCCGCACCTGCCGTATCAATGGTGACTTCTGCAATATCATCCGGAATGCCGCCCTGGCGGAACCGGTTCTCAAAGTCGGCCAGCGCATCCTTGGCCGCCTGCGCCCCATGGAAGCGGGTGACCAGCTCGTCACAAAGCAGCACCTTCACATCGCGCGGGTTAAGCCCTTCAGCGATCTCCGCCTTGAACTGAGCAATCTCCGCTTCGCTGCGGAACGACAGCAGCTCGAAGTAACGCCACATCAGCACGTCGGACACCGACATCAGCTTGCCGAACATTTCGTTTGGCGCATCCGTAATGCCCACGTAGTTGCCCAGCGACTTGGACATCTTGTTCACGCCGTCCAGGCCTTCCAGCAGCGGCATGGTCAGAATGCACTGCGGGCTCTGCCCATAGTGCTTCTGCAGTTCTCGGCCCATCAGCAGATTGAACTTCTGGTCGGTACCACCCAATTCAATGTCCGCCTTCATCGCCACCGAGTCGTATCCCTGGCACAGCGGGTAGAGGAATTCGTGAATTGCGATCGGCTGATTATTGCCATAACGCTTGGAGAAATCATCGCGTTCCAGCATACGCGCTACGGTGTTCTGCGCCGCCAGCTTGATCATGCCTGCTGCGCCCAGTTCGTTAAACCAGCTGGAGTTAAAACAGATCTGTGTCTTGGCCGGATCCAGAATGCGGAACACCTGCTCCTGATAGGTCTTGGCGTTCTCTTCCACCTGCTCACGCGTCAGCGGCGGTCGGGTCGTATTTTTACCGGTCGGGTCACCGATCATGCCGGTGAAGTCGCCAATCAGGAACATCACCTGATGCCCCAGATCCTGGAAGTGACGCAGCTTGTTAATCAGCACCGTGTGGCCCAGATGCAGATCCGGTGCCGTTGGGTCAAAGCCCGCCTTCACGCGCAGCGGCTGACCCTTCTTCAGCTTTTCAACCAGCTCGGCTTCAACCAGCAGTTCGTCCGCCCCACGCTTGATCAGTGCCAGTGCGTCCTTGATATGTTGTTCCAAAATACGACCTCGAATACAGAATGCCGCGCCAACCAGCAAGGCAGCAGCTTTGTTAGACTGCAGTTTTAATGAGTAGTGCGCATTTTACCCAACAGATAAGAGAACCGGCTTGAATTCTTCGACACAACAACCTTCTGACAGCAGCGCCCGCCACTTCATTGGCCTCATGTCCGGCACCAGTCTGGATGGCGTCGATGCCGTATTGATGTGCCAGGCCGATACCAGCTCGCCACGCATGCGCGTTGTAGGACATCACTTCATCGCCATGCCCTACGGATTACGCCAGGAGTTTCTGGCCCTGCAAAGCCCGCAGGACAACGAACTGCATCGCAGCCAGATCGCCAGCCAGGCGCTGGTCGAGGTGTATACCGCCGCTATTGTCGGCCTGCTGCAAAAAACCGGTATCGACCCGGCACAGATTGCCGCCATTGGTGCGCACGGCCAAACTATTCGTCATCAACCAAGTAGTGGCTACTCTTTGCAGCTGAATGCCCCGCATGCGTTGGTAGAGGCCACAGGTATTACCGTCATTAGCGATTTCCGTCAGCGCGATATCGCCGCCGGCGGCCAGGGCGCACCGCTCGTGCCCGTCTTTCATGCTAGCGTTTTCAACGCCCCGCGCCAGAAAGGCGGCTGCATCATCGCCAACATTGGCGGCATGGCGAACCTGACCTATCTGCCGCCACCCGGATCCGAAGCACGCGTCATTGGCTTCGACTGTGGCCCCGGCAATGTACTCATGGATGCCTGGGTAGAAGCGCACACGGGCGAACGCTTTGATCGAAACGGTCAGTTTGCCGCCAACGGCAAAAAGAACGAGGCGTTGCTCAATCAACTGCTCACACATGAATTCTTTGCGCAGAAGCCACCCAAAAGCTGTGGCCGGGAACAATTTAATCTGGAATGGATACAGGCACAGGCGGCGCCATTCAAGCTGAGCCCGGAAGACGTACAAGCTACGCTACTGGCCTTTACCGCCCGCACGCTGGCGGATGCGGTTCGCAACTACTGCGGCCCCGCTGTGGAGCTTCTGGTGTGTGGTGGTGGCGCGCATAACCCACAGCTGATGCAGGCACTGACCGAAGAACTACCAAACCTGCAGGTAGACACCACGGCACGTTACGACATGGACCCCAACATCATTGAAGCGGCGGCCTTTGCCTGGCTGGCACAGCGCACCCTGGATGGCTTACCGGGCAACCTGAGCGCCGTCACTGGCTCTGCAGGGCCGCGCATACTGGGCAACATCACGCCCGCTTGAGGCTTAAAAAGCGAAACGTCCGAAAGGCCCGGCTCTCATCGGACGTACCGTCCAAAATCGAGCCAAACCTTCCGGACGCTCCGCTGAGCGGTCCGCAGTTTAATTAAACTGAGAACGAACTTCCGCAACCACAAGTCGAGGTCGCGTTGGGATTTCTGATGACGAACTGCGAACCCTGCAGCCCTTCAGTGTAATCAATCTCGGCACCCACCAGATACTGGTAGCTCATCGAGTCGATCAGCAGCTTAACGCCACCCTTTTCAACCGTGGTGTCATCGTCGTTCACATCTTCATCAAACGTGAAGCCATACGAAAAACCCGAGCAGCCGCCGCCGGTAACAAACACGCGCAGCTTGAGGTTCGGGTTGTTTTCTTCGGCGATCAGATCGGCCACCTTGGCAACAGCGGCGTCGGTGAACGTCAGAAAATCTGTAGAAACTTCAGCGACTTCAGTCATGGCAATACT
It encodes the following:
- the tyrS gene encoding tyrosine--tRNA ligase, translating into MEQHIKDALALIKRGADELLVEAELVEKLKKGQPLRVKAGFDPTAPDLHLGHTVLINKLRHFQDLGHQVMFLIGDFTGMIGDPTGKNTTRPPLTREQVEENAKTYQEQVFRILDPAKTQICFNSSWFNELGAAGMIKLAAQNTVARMLERDDFSKRYGNNQPIAIHEFLYPLCQGYDSVAMKADIELGGTDQKFNLLMGRELQKHYGQSPQCILTMPLLEGLDGVNKMSKSLGNYVGITDAPNEMFGKLMSVSDVLMWRYFELLSFRSEAEIAQFKAEIAEGLNPRDVKVLLCDELVTRFHGAQAAKDALADFENRFRQGGIPDDIAEVTIDTAGAGMGIGQVLKQAGLVTSTSEAFRQIEGGGVRADGEKVADRTLQLASGTEVVLQVGKRKFARVKII
- a CDS encoding anhydro-N-acetylmuramic acid kinase translates to MNSSTQQPSDSSARHFIGLMSGTSLDGVDAVLMCQADTSSPRMRVVGHHFIAMPYGLRQEFLALQSPQDNELHRSQIASQALVEVYTAAIVGLLQKTGIDPAQIAAIGAHGQTIRHQPSSGYSLQLNAPHALVEATGITVISDFRQRDIAAGGQGAPLVPVFHASVFNAPRQKGGCIIANIGGMANLTYLPPPGSEARVIGFDCGPGNVLMDAWVEAHTGERFDRNGQFAANGKKNEALLNQLLTHEFFAQKPPKSCGREQFNLEWIQAQAAPFKLSPEDVQATLLAFTARTLADAVRNYCGPAVELLVCGGGAHNPQLMQALTEELPNLQVDTTARYDMDPNIIEAAAFAWLAQRTLDGLPGNLSAVTGSAGPRILGNITPA
- the erpA gene encoding iron-sulfur cluster insertion protein ErpA, with the translated sequence MTEVAEVSTDFLTFTDAAVAKVADLIAEENNPNLKLRVFVTGGGCSGFSYGFTFDEDVNDDDTTVEKGGVKLLIDSMSYQYLVGAEIDYTEGLQGSQFVIRNPNATSTCGCGSSFSV